The DNA segment ATTTTTCTTTTCTGGCCAAAACCCCCAAGCGCAAACTGTTTTTTTTGCCTAGGGGGACAAGGACGCGCTGCCCCTTACGCCAGATATGCTCAGGAAAATATTTCGGGACTTGGTAAGTCAGCGTTGAATAAGGTGGGCTTAACAGATAAACTGTCCACGTACGTAATTCGTCGTTCGTCATTCGTGATTGCAATAAAAATCACGGATTGGCAGTGGCATGTTCAATATTTATTGTTTCATGCGCCCTTGCCAAAACCTTCATAAGCGTTAAAATTTCAGATGGAATAGATGAATTATTTAACCTCTCAAAACGATTTTGAAAACCTTGCGGAGAAAAAAGTTCATCTGGCAAGTCAATATTTATCCCTCTCCATTCAAAAGTGCATTCCCAATTTTGGGTCTGATGAACTATGCTCATTTTTTTTGGAAGCCAGAAATTCCCTATTTGGTGATATTTTGACCAGTTGAAATCAAAATTATCCCCTCCATCCCCAAAAACCAAGCGCACAGGAAGCATCAAATTATTATCCAGCCAAATCTGCAAAGACTCACCACCTAGCACCAAACAGGGGGTGTACTGCAAAAATTGATAACTCAAAAGGTTTGTATCGAGACCTCTTATTATCCACCAATTAAGATCTTTGCGCCAAAAATTGAGTACTGGCCTTGGTTTAAGCTTGAGCTCGGGGTAGGCTAAAATAACTTCCTGTCCCCTTCCCAATCCGGCCCAAACAACCTTGTTTTGGCCTTTAACCTGAATTGTCCATTCTTCACGCCACAAATTTCCTTTTTGCCAGAGCCGTACAGAGAGCTTTTCTTCCAGGTCGTACGTACATACGACCTGGAAGGCATTAAGGCTATTCAAATTCTTAAGCCATCTGGCATTCACTTCCTCAATGTCCGGGAAAAAACCCCAGGCTAACTCTACAGAAGAAAATATTGCTAGCAAAAACAAAAATATTATCTTTGAGCGCAAGGCAGAAGTTCCTCCAGACTGGAAATCAAATCTTGACGTAAATCCTCATCTTTCAGCGCAAAGTAAATATTCGCGGTCAAGTAGTCGACCCAGTCACCAATATCAAAACGCTGTCCAACCATCTTTACAGCTAACAGCCTGTTATTCTGAGCCAGAGCCTGC comes from the Desulfovulcanus ferrireducens genome and includes:
- a CDS encoding outer membrane lipoprotein-sorting protein, producing MRSKIIFLFLLAIFSSVELAWGFFPDIEEVNARWLKNLNSLNAFQVVCTYDLEEKLSVRLWQKGNLWREEWTIQVKGQNKVVWAGLGRGQEVILAYPELKLKPRPVLNFWRKDLNWWIIRGLDTNLLSYQFLQYTPCLVLGGESLQIWLDNNLMLPVRLVFGDGGDNFDFNWSKYHQIGNFWLPKKMSIVHQTQNWECTFEWRGINIDLPDELFSPQGFQNRFERLNNSSIPSEILTLMKVLARAHETINIEHATANP